In Zea mays cultivar B73 chromosome 7, Zm-B73-REFERENCE-NAM-5.0, whole genome shotgun sequence, the following proteins share a genomic window:
- the z1B_6 gene encoding prolamin 19 kDa alpha zein z1B_6 precursor has product MATKIFSLLMLLALSTCVANATIFPQCSQAPIASLLPPYLPSIIASICENPALQPYRLQQAIAASNIPLSPLLFQQSPALSLVQSLVQTIRAQQLQQLVLPLINQVALANLSPYSQQQQFLPFNQLSTLNPAAYLQQQLLPFSQLATAYSQQQQLLPFNQLAALNPAAYLQQQILLPFSQLAAANRASFLTQQQLLPFYQQFAANPATLLQLQQLLPFVQLALTDPAASYQQHIIGGALF; this is encoded by the coding sequence ATGGCGACCAAGATATTTTCCCTCCTTATGCTCCTTGCTCTTTCTACATGTGTTGCTAACGCGACAATTTTCCCTCAATGCTCACAAGCTCCTATAGCTTCCCTTCTTCCCCCATACCTTCCATCAATTATAGCTTCAATATGTGAAAACCCAGCTCTTCAACCATATAGGCTTCAACAAGCAATCGCAGCAAGCAACATACCTTTATCGCCCTTGTTGTTTCAACAATCGCCAGCCCTATCTTTGGTGCAGTCATTGGTACAAACCATCAGGGCACAACAGCTGCAGCAACTCGTGCTACCTCTGATCAACCAAGTAGCTCTGGCAAACCTTTCTCCCTACTCTCAGCAACAACAATTTCTTCCATTCAACCAACTGTCTACACTGAACCCTGCTGCTTATTTGCAGCAACAACTATTACCATTTAGCCAGCTAGCTACTGCCTACTCTCAGCAACAACAACTTCTTCCATTTAACCAATTGGCCGCACTGAACCCCGCTGCTTATTTGCAGCAGCAAATACTACTACCATTTAGCCAGCTAGCTGCAGCAAACCGTGCTTCCTTCTTGACACAGCAACAGTTGCTGCCTTTCTACCAGCAGTTTGCGGCTAACCCCGCAACCCTCTTACAACTACAACAATTGTTGCCCTTTGTCCAACTTGCTTTGACAGACCCAGCGGCCTCCTACCAACAACACATCATTGGTGGTGCCCTCTTTTAG